Below is a window of Candidatus Dependentiae bacterium DNA.
GCATAAAAGTTGAAAATGCCTTTTTCATGCTCGAAAAGATCGTTATAGCACGTAGTTTGAATTTTTTTCACTTCATCGCGGAACGCCTGCTCCAACGATTCTTGTTCTAGATACGCGGTTATCATATCGAGCGTTTTTGTGGTTCTCGTTTGATCGTGCGGGGGTACAAGTTGAGCATAGAAATTGCAAAGTATTTTTTTATATTCCGCATAATCGCGATCTTTGCTGCCAGGATATAATTTTACATATTCGCGATAGTAACGCGCCGCCTCTTTCATCTTGCCATCATCAAAATAAATGTCCGCTCGTTCTAGGCGAAGTTGCTGCACTTCTTGTTGGTCGGTGCTCATGATAATAAGTTGATCTATGATTTTTTGTCGATCCGATTCGTATCCGCGAGCATAATCGATCGCAAGCCGAATGCGTAATTCCTCGACGTTCAAATCTTTAACGAGTTTATGCTGAATTTCTTTCTCTCTCTTTGTTTCATCTTGATTTTTTGGGGAAGCATAAGAGACACAGATTTCTTTTTTTGTGCGCGGCTCTTTAAGAATCAACTTTTTTCTATGATTCAATCTGCAAGAAGAGAGCGATAAAACCATTATCAGAATGGCAACGGCATACGAATAAATACGATTCATGAGCATGGTAGATGTCTTGAGAAACATGTTTTAATCAAAATATATCACTTCTAACCCTATCAAAAAAGATGGGTATCGGCAAACGAATCTGAAGCGGCCAGCGTACCCTACTATTTGGCGATAAAAGTCTATGAAGGGTATAGTAACTGTGTTATGTTGAAACGGTATAGTACCTTCTAACGGTAAAAATAACGTATTTTAAGGCGCACTATGGTGATGAAAAAAAAACTTGGCGAGCTTTTAGTTGCTCAGGGTGCATTAACCGAACAGCAGTTGCACGAAGCTGAACGTGCGGCTCATGCTGCTGGGCAGACAATTGAGGCATATCTCAAGGAACAAAAAATAGTTCCGGCCGCTGCGCTTGCGCAAGCCTATGCAGGATTGGTGGGTGCTGAATATATCGGCAAAATTACTGAAAAAATGGCAGATCCTGGATTACTCGCTAAGGTGCCGCTTCGTTTTTTACGAAAAAATAGTGTTGTTCCGATTGTACTTGATGGCAAGGTTATCTTAGTAACTGCTAATCCCCTGGATTATCAACCGATCGATGAGCTTAGTAGTTTACTGGGCGGAGATATTGGCGTTGGCGTTACCACTAACGATGTCATCATCGATGCGATAAACCGTTATTATCCCCTTGAAGGCACCAAGCAAATGATAGAAGAGCTTGGCGAAGAAAAAGGGGCGCCAGAAGCAGTAGATTTTTCAGAAATTGAAGAAAAAGATATTATGGCGATGGCGGCCGAGGCACCGATTATAAAATTGGTGAACCATATTTTGGTACAGGCTGCCAAACGGGGTGCTTCAGATATTCATATTGAGCCATTCGAAAAAGAGGTACGTGTTCGCTATAGGATTGATGGCGTAATGTACAATGCTTTCAATCCGCCAAAGCGTATTCAAGCTGCGCTTGCATCACGTATAAAAATTATGGCCAATCTTAACATCGCAGAAAAAAGAATTCCTCAAGATGGAAGAATCGAAATAAAAGTTGCCGATAAAGCGATCGATATTCGTGTTTCGATTTTACCGGTAACGTTTGGTGAGCGGATTGTTCTGCGCTTGCTTGATAAAACGCGTACTTTCTCACGTCTGAAAGATCTTGGATTTAGTGCGCGCGATTATAAAGTTATCGAAGCGAGTATTGCTCGGCCTAACGGCATTATATTTGTTTCTGGTCCAACCGGTTCTGGTAAAACATCGACTCTTTATTCTATTTTATCTGAGCTCAACCAGCCGGATGTAAATATTGTGACCGTTGAAGATCCTGTTGAATATCAAATGCCCGGCATTGGCCAAGTTCAAGTAAAAGAAAAAATAGGATTAACTTTTGCGGCAGCGTTGCGCTCAATTCTGCGTCAAGACCCTGATATTATTATGATCGGTGAAATCCGAGACCAAGAAACAGGGCAGATCGCAATTCAAGCAGCATTAACAGGCCACTTAGTTTTGAGCACGATCCACACGAACAATGCTCCCGCTACGATAACGCGATTGCTTGATATGGGAATAGAACCATATCTTATTGCATCATCGGTTGTGGCGATTCTGGCGCAACGACTTGTTCGTACTCTTTGCCCACATTGTAAAAAAGTATATAAACCGACCGCCGAAGAAATTGAAAGTTTAGGTATAACTGCAAAAGAAGCAGCAGAAATTACTTTCTATATGGCAGTAGGCTGCGAAGAATGTGGCGGCACGGGCTATAAAGGGCGAATGGCAATCTTTGAAGTTATGGAGATGAGTAACGACATTGCGAAACTAACAATGGAACGTGCCGACATGTCCATAATTCGCAAAGAAGCGCTCAAAGAAGGAATG
It encodes the following:
- the gspE gene encoding type II secretion system ATPase GspE, whose product is MKKKLGELLVAQGALTEQQLHEAERAAHAAGQTIEAYLKEQKIVPAAALAQAYAGLVGAEYIGKITEKMADPGLLAKVPLRFLRKNSVVPIVLDGKVILVTANPLDYQPIDELSSLLGGDIGVGVTTNDVIIDAINRYYPLEGTKQMIEELGEEKGAPEAVDFSEIEEKDIMAMAAEAPIIKLVNHILVQAAKRGASDIHIEPFEKEVRVRYRIDGVMYNAFNPPKRIQAALASRIKIMANLNIAEKRIPQDGRIEIKVADKAIDIRVSILPVTFGERIVLRLLDKTRTFSRLKDLGFSARDYKVIEASIARPNGIIFVSGPTGSGKTSTLYSILSELNQPDVNIVTVEDPVEYQMPGIGQVQVKEKIGLTFAAALRSILRQDPDIIMIGEIRDQETGQIAIQAALTGHLVLSTIHTNNAPATITRLLDMGIEPYLIASSVVAILAQRLVRTLCPHCKKVYKPTAEEIESLGITAKEAAEITFYMAVGCEECGGTGYKGRMAIFEVMEMSNDIAKLTMERADMSIIRKEALKEGMTMLVSDGLRRIKEGLTTIQEVVRVAAAEEEMIE
- the bamD gene encoding outer membrane protein assembly factor BamD translates to MNRIYSYAVAILIMVLSLSSCRLNHRKKLILKEPRTKKEICVSYASPKNQDETKREKEIQHKLVKDLNVEELRIRLAIDYARGYESDRQKIIDQLIIMSTDQQEVQQLRLERADIYFDDGKMKEAARYYREYVKLYPGSKDRDYAEYKKILCNFYAQLVPPHDQTRTTKTLDMITAYLEQESLEQAFRDEVKKIQTTCYNDLFEHEKGIFNFYAKQHNIKAAEARLKNIQKTFVPTGRFDAQCLELEAYLAHLQGNTELLKEKTLLLESKFPGYSPTLLVSNTQKKPDYVHRF